A region of Phyllostomus discolor isolate MPI-MPIP mPhyDis1 chromosome 15, mPhyDis1.pri.v3, whole genome shotgun sequence DNA encodes the following proteins:
- the SRP9 gene encoding signal recognition particle 9 kDa protein encodes MPQYQTWEEFSRAAEKLYLADPMKARVVLKYRHSDGSLCMKVTDDLVCLVYRTDQAQDVKKIEKFHSQLMRLMVAKESRSVAMETD; translated from the exons ATGCCGCAGTACCAGACCTGGGAGGAGTTCAGTCGCGCGGCCGAGAAACTCTACCTCGCTGACCCGATGAAG gcACGTGTGGTTCTCAAATATAGGCATTCCGATGGGAGTTTGTGTATGAAAGTAACAGACGATTTAGTC tgtttggtgtacaggacagacCAAGCTCAAGATGTGAAGAAGATTGAGAAGTTCCACAGTCAACTGATGCGACTCATGGTAGCCAAGGAATCCCGCAGTGTTGCCATGGAAACGGACTGA